One stretch of Daphnia pulicaria isolate SC F1-1A chromosome 6, SC_F0-13Bv2, whole genome shotgun sequence DNA includes these proteins:
- the LOC124342742 gene encoding glutamate receptor ionotropic, delta-1-like, with amino-acid sequence MYHLLLYLSQKLKFTYKIFPARENTLGVKNNGIWNGVIGAVANLEADIGLLPLTVSLERYEAIEFCGFVRGDNTGILVKYPDANISFTSAFDVFSIGIWIGGISSGIGICALSVIFSYLTKRLRINDWPAMSAEHFLWHLYGTTISQGVYFPCRQPSQKLLVATWCFATFVFVNIYNSTLRSYMSVTYQRPEINSFRDLATATNYKATVLIGSIQDIDLRVVMERYQNGDLKMIADRVKKCALDCRKFSFDELAVSVLEQENCVSILPFSAGVALLGKYNFQRSCRLAMAFESTSWKPMYLAVPKSSPYKEEIQRASLWFYDTGLRDHWFDVYEKPPGQCRLDYNSKGVATKRSSNQIKLEQLHLPFLILFGGYLIAFMQFLREKVICPLQ; translated from the exons ATGTATCATCTTTTACTCTACTTGTCGCAGAAGCTAAAGTTCAC TTACAAAATATTCCCTGCTCGTGAAAACACCTTGGGAGTTAAGAACAACGGAATTTGGAACGGCGTTATAGGAGCCGTCGCTAATCTC GAAGCCGATATCGGTTTATTGCCATTGACTGTCTCACTAGAGCGGTACGAAGCCATTGAATTCTGTGGATTCGTACGCGGCGACAACACCGGCATCCTTGTCAAATATCCCGACGCCAACATTTCATTTACCAGCGCCTTCGACGTCTTTTCGATCGGA ATATGGATCGGAGGGATATCTTCCGGAATAGGAATCTGTGCCCTTTCTgtcattttttcttacctGACAAAACGATTGCGCATTAACGATTGGCCGGCGATGAGTGCTGAGCATTTTTTATGGCACTTGTATGGAACCACGATTTCTCAAG GGGTATATTTTCCGTGCCGACAACCATCGCAGAAACTTCTCGTTGCGACCTGGTGTTTCGCAACTTTTGTCTTCGTCAACATTTACAACTCGACTTTGAGGTCTTACATGTCGGTGACTTATCAAAGACCCGAAATCAATTCCTTTCGCGATTTGGCTACTGCCACAAATTACAAGGCCACTGTCTTAATCGGATCTATTCAAGACATCGATTTGCGGGTGGTGATGGAG CGATACCAAAATGGTGATCTGAAAATGATCGCCGATCGAGTCAAGAAATGTGCACTGGATTGCAGGAAATTCTCCTTCGATGAACTGGCCGTTTCGGTTTTAGAGCAAGAGAACTGCGTTTCCATTTTA CCATTTTCAGCTGGCGTAGCTCTCCTGGGAAAGTACAATTTCCAAAGAAGTTGCCGTCTGGCTATGGCGTTCGAGTCAACTTCGTGGAAGCCCATGTACTTGGCCGTTCCTAAATCGAGTCCCtacaaagaagaaatccaaCGAGC ATCGTTGTGGTTCTATGACACTGGACTGCGGGATCACTGGTTCGATGTCTATGAGAAACCGCCCGGACAGTGTCGACTGGACTACAACAGCAAGGGCGTTGCGACCAAGAGATCCAgcaatcaaatcaaactcGAACAGTTGCATCTACCATTTCTGATTCTTTTTGGTGGCTATTTAATAGCCTTCATGCAGTTTCTAAGGGAGAAAGTCATCTGCCCACT
- the LOC124342194 gene encoding glutamate receptor ionotropic, delta-1-like has translation MIATREIKFAFLVSLVIGITNATNSSDVYLRGSLQGKELRVVTGHFPPYISILRNSSGHITGYSHHMYHLLLYLSQKLKFTYKIFPARENTLGVKINGIWNGVIGAVANLEADIGLLPLTVSLERYEAIEFCGFVRGDNTGILVKYPDANISFTSAFDVFSIGIWIGGISSGIGICALSVIFSYLTKRLRINDWPAMSAEHFLWHLYGTTISQGVYFPCRQPSQKLLVATWCFATFVFVNIYNSTLRSYMSVTYQRPEINSFRDLATATNYKATVLIGSIQDIDLRVVMERYQNGDLKMIADRVKKCALDCRKFSFDELAVSVLEQENCVSILPFSAGVALLGKYNFQRSCRLAMAFESTSWKPMYLAVPKSSPYKEEIQRASLWFYDTGLRDHWFDVYEKPPGQCRLDYNSKGVATKRSSNQIKLEQLHLPFLILFGGYLIAFMQFLREKVICPLQ, from the exons ATGATCGCAACCAGAGAAATAAAATTCGCGTTTCTGGTATCACTTGTTATTGGTATCACGAACGCAACTAACAGCAGCGATGTCTACTTGCGAGGCAGTTTGCAGGGAAAGGAACTACGAGTCGTCACAGGACAT TTTCCACCCTACATTTCCATTTTGCGGAATTCATCCGGCCACATTACTGGGTATTCACACCACATGTATCATCTTTTACTCTACTTGTCACAGAAGCTAAAGTTCAC TTACAAAATATTCCCTGCTCGTGAAAACACATTGGGAGTCAAGATCAACGGAATTTGGAACGGCGTTATAGGAGCCGTCGCTAATCTC gaAGCCGATATCGGTTTATTGCCATTGACTGTCTCGCTGGAGCGGTACGAAGCCATCGAATTCTGTGGATTCGTACGCGGCGACAACACCGGCATCCTTGTCAAATATCCCGACGCCAACATTTCATTTACCAGCGCCTTCGACGTCTTTTCGATCGGA ATATGGATCGGAGGGATATCTTCCGGAATAGGAATCTGTGCCCTTTCTgtcattttttcttacctGACAAAACGATTGCGCATTAACGATTGGCCGGCGATGAGTGCTGAGCATTTTTTATGGCACTTGTATGGAACCACGATTTCTCAAG GGGTATATTTTCCGTGCCGACAACCATCGCAGAAACTTCTCGTTGCGACCTGGTGTTTCGCAACTTTTGTCTTCGTCAACATTTACAACTCGACTTTGAGGTCTTACATGTCGGTGACTTATCAAAGACCCGAAATCAATTCCTTTCGCGATTTGGCTACTGCCACAAATTACAAGGCCACTGTCTTAATCGGATCTATTCAAGACATCGATTTGCGGGTGGTGATGGAG CGATACCAAAATGGTGATCTGAAAATGATCGCCGATCGAGTCAAGAAATGTGCACTGGATTGCAGGAAATTCTCCTTCGATGAACTGGCCGTTTCGGTTTTAGAGCAAGAGAACTGCGTTTCCATTTTA CCATTTTCAGCTGGCGTAGCTCTCCTGGGAAAGTACAATTTCCAAAGAAGTTGCCGTCTGGCTATGGCGTTCGAGTCAACTTCGTGGAAGCCCATGTACTTGGCCGTTCCTAAATCGAGTCCCtacaaagaagaaatccaaCGAGC ATCGTTGTGGTTCTATGACACTGGACTGCGGGATCACTGGTTCGATGTCTATGAGAAACCGCCCGGACAGTGTCGACTGGACTACAACAGCAAGGGCGTTGCGACCAAGAGATCCAgcaatcaaatcaaactcGAACAGTTGCATCTACCATTTCTGATTCTTTTTGGTGGCTATTTAATAGCCTTCATGCAGTTTCTAAGGGAGAAAGTCATCTGCCCACTTCAATAA
- the LOC124342817 gene encoding uncharacterized protein LOC124342817, with protein MSAEHFLWHLYGTTISQGVYFPCRQPSQKLLVATWCFATFVFVNIYNSTLRSYMSVTYQRPEINSFRDLATATNYKATVLIGSIQDIDLRVVMERYQNGDLKMIADRVKKCALDCRKFSFDELAVSVLEQENCVSILPFSAGVALLGKYNFQRSCRLAMAFESTSWKPMYLAVPKSSPYKEEIQRASLWFYDTGLRDHWFDVYEKPPGQCRLDYNSKGVATKRSSNQIKLEQLHLPFLILFGGYLIAFMQFLREKFICPLQ; from the exons GACAACCATCGCAGAAACTTCTCGTTGCGACCTGGTGTTTCGCAACTTTTGTCTTCGTCAACATTTACAACTCGACTTTGAGGTCTTACATGTCGGTGACTTATCAAAGACCCGAAATCAATTCCTTTCGCGATTTGGCTACTGCCACAAATTACAAGGCCACTGTCTTAATCGGATCTATTCAAGACATCGATTTGCGGGTGGTGATGGAG CGATACCAAAATGGTGATCTGAAAATGATCGCCGATCGAGTCAAGAAATGTGCACTGGATTGCAGGAAATTCTCCTTCGATGAACTGGCCGTTTCGGTTTTAGAGCAAGAGAACTGCGTTTCCATTTTA CCATTTTCAGCTGGCGTAGCTCTCCTGGGAAAGTACAATTTCCAAAGAAGTTGCCGTCTGGCTATGGCGTTCGAGTCAACTTCGTGGAAGCCCATGTACTTGGCCGTTCCTAAATCGAGTCCCtacaaagaagaaatccaaCGAGC ATCGTTGTGGTTCTATGACACTGGACTGCGGGATCACTGGTTCGATGTCTATGAGAAACCGCCCGGACAGTGTCGACTGGACTACAACAGCAAGGGCGTTGCGACCAAGAGATCCAgcaatcaaatcaaactcGAACAGTTGCATCTACCATTTCTGATTCTTTTTGGTGGCTATTTAATAGCCTTCATGCAGTTTCTAAGGGAGAAATTCATCTGCCCACTTCAATAA